The genomic stretch AGCCACCTTAATGGCTGGTACTTCGAGGACAAACAGGTCTATGATCTGACTTATTTGTCTATTGGTTAATTTGCTGTTTGGTATTAACTTGCTTGCCATGTTATCAGCATAAATGTTTATGCTGTTCTAGACAAGCTCCTATTTTTATTGTCCCTATTTTGGCCTTGAAATTTAATTTCATCCCCAGAAATTATTATCTACTTGTGTTGGCGACAATATTGACGATCGTGGTGATATTAGAGTGCCGAGGCGGTTTATTTTATAAAAAATTCAACATACGGACTGATAATTTTTTCTCTGTTGCCGGTCCATATATTATTTTTACGATCGCAGCTGGCACAATATTAATCTTTTTTGCCCAAATTATAAATAATAAAACGGTCGAACTTAATTATTGGTTATGGTTTTGGGGCTGGTCGCTGCCCATTGGTGCGGTTCAGGAATTTTTATATCGAGGATATTTAATGGTACAACTGGAAAAAATCTGTCAATCACCACTGAAAATTATTCTCATCAATGCTTCGCTTTTTGCCTTGATGCATATTATTTACCAGCCGTTAATAGTCGTCTTGCCCATAACTTTTTTGGGCGGAGTTGGTTTTGCTTGGTTGTACAGAAAATTTCCCAATTTAATATTAGTTTCCATGAGCCATGGGTTTTTAAATTTTATGGCACTTTGGTTGGGATTTTTTTAATAAATATGCTATCAAGGATTCGGCGTTTATTATTTTATTATACTGTTTCCCTGGCCACTTTCGCCGGAAATGTTTTTGGTGCCTGGCTTTTGATGGAATATTTTCAAGTACAGCAGATACCGGCCATAACGGCCGGGTTCATTTTACAAACCGTGACTGCTTTTTTTGTAAACAGGCGCTGGACATTTGAAAAGCAAACAAAAATTTCACGGGGGCTAACCACGACCTTGGCCATACAGGTGGTGGCGCTTTTGATTGCTATTTTGGGAACAGAGGGGGGAATGAATATACTGGGGCTTAATTTTATCAGCTCGCGAATTATCTCTGGGTTGATTGCCGGATTGTGGGGCTACACCATGGATTCTTATTTGACTTTCG from Candidatus Kuenenbacteria bacterium encodes the following:
- a CDS encoding CPBP family intramembrane metalloprotease; amino-acid sequence: MALKFNFIPRNYYLLVLATILTIVVILECRGGLFYKKFNIRTDNFFSVAGPYIIFTIAAGTILIFFAQIINNKTVELNYWLWFWGWSLPIGAVQEFLYRGYLMVQLEKICQSPLKIILINASLFALMHIIYQPLIVVLPITFLGGVGFAWLYRKFPNLILVSMSHGFLNFMALWLGFF
- a CDS encoding GtrA family protein, translating into MLSRIRRLLFYYTVSLATFAGNVFGAWLLMEYFQVQQIPAITAGFILQTVTAFFVNRRWTFEKQTKISRGLTTTLAIQVVALLIAILGTEGGMNILGLNFISSRIISGLIAGLWGYTMDSYLTFGLAPFT